From Salvia splendens isolate huo1 chromosome 3, SspV2, whole genome shotgun sequence, a single genomic window includes:
- the LOC121797398 gene encoding beta-carotene hydroxylase 2, chloroplastic-like isoform X1: protein MAAGISFSATSRPILRSRHSPFLGPRPALQIPPSLHRIHGIFRRPNLTVCFVLEDEKLRGSLEPEDESGGVEMAILLAESVAEKVAEKKSERFTYLMAAVMSSFGITSMAIVAVYYRFAWHMEGGEIPYTEMFGTFALSVGAAMGMEFWARWAHKALWHASLWHMHESHHKPREGPFELNDVFAIVNAVPAIALLSYGFFHTGLIPGLCFGAGIGITVFGIAYMFVHDGLVHRRFPVGPIAEVPYFRKVASAHQLHHTDKFNGVPYGLFLGPKELEEVGGLPELEEEINRRIKLSKKSR, encoded by the exons ATGGCGGCCGGGATTTCCTTCTCCGCCACTTCACGACCCATCCTCCGCTCCAGGCACAGTCCCTTTCTCGGCCCCAGGCCAGCTCTACAGATTCCCCCATCTCTCCATAGAATTCACGGGATTTTTAGGAGGCCTAATCTCACGGTTTGTTTCGTACTCGAGGATGAGAAATTGAGGGGAAGTCTAGAACCAGAAGATGAGAGCGGTGGAGTTGAGATGGCGATTTTACTGGCGGAGAGCGTGGCGGAGAAGGTGGCGGAGAAGAAATCGGAGCGGTTTACGTATTTGATGGCGGCTGTAATGTCGAGCTTCGGGATTACTTCCATGGCTATCGTAGCTGTTTATTACAGATTCGCTTGGCACATGGag GGTGGAGAGATACCTTATACAGAAATGTTTGGTACATTTGCTCTCTCCGTTGGCGCGGCT ATGGGAATGGAGTTCTGGGCTAGATGGGCACACAAAGCACTTTGGCACGCTTCGTTATGGCATATGCACGAG TCGCATCATAAACCAAGAGAGGGACCGTTCGAGCTTAACGACGTTTTTGCGATAGTTAACGCAGTTCCGGCCATTGCACTTCTCTCATATGGTTTCTTCCACACAGGCCTCATTCCCGGCCTCTGCTTCGGCGCA GGCATAGGAATCACGGTATTCGGCATCGCCTACATGTTCGTCCACGATGGCCTTGTGCACCGTAGATTCCCGGTGGGGCCCATAGCCGAGGTCCCCTATTTTAGAAAAGTGGCTTCGGCTCACCAA CTTCATCACACCGACAAGTTCAACGGCGTTCCATATGGGCTCTTCCTCGGACCTAAG GAACTTGAAGAGGTAGGAGGGCTACCAGAGTTGGAGGAAGAAATTAATAGAAGAATCAAACTGTCCAAGAAATCCAGATGA
- the LOC121794673 gene encoding putative late blight resistance protein homolog R1B-17 isoform X1: protein MAYAAVASLSHTIDIFLNYHQHSISPQLKGAITSLRKHTVFLQTFFDEFPDKTDLWEEIISEATYMAERIIELQLSDSLLESTVGSSRSKPEQGKYQLPYGFEEVKRVSKEIESIVGELKGTKTMDGPDDELIEIISRLRQGHEEPLRTIAIYGEEGVGKTTLARNAYNDPLIMEHFDIRAWATVSSEYDRPQLIRNLLRSMKVDFSSNTENKNGLVRTLFDKLKGRRYLIVLDGFSNFERLNLNMFPSENNGSRIILTTRSHVSMKMVDHFHKVGFMGEDNAWNVIRENIFKGDPCPSQLVSAGKMIARSCRWVPNCIEVVSGILAAADQTEAAWEDISENIKFAASDYGNRQSRILSLAYTYLPHHLRPCFLYLGIYHNINVSKLVKIWVAEGFLNESEGKSFEETGEEYVEDLVRRNLVLVTKRKSNGRVKRIESDIRLFYVCLNQGHVDSFIHHINSFDKQAMPMELKSCRRSIYFDRPEGYDFLEGVYGSTIRTLVLRLGMSNHQRGFRLSIENASLLRILDLSNDYNYDLSNAYYFDLPEEVFELFHLRYLAFHSGFSISEAISNLENLQTLIIHPRDSDCIFTNLPEGIWRMPQLRHLRVFRFELPSSLGALEDLQTLSRVVDFTCSREHLKMIPNLKKLALFYTNMSRDYELNNLIYLEKLEALKIEVDCSFVGKHNMRCVLPPKLRSLNLCGLQLPWGDMKIVASLPNLQVLKLRKLACIGKTWEISERGFGKLTYLLIQESNLEHWIMEPSHFPRLKSLVLHHCRHLNNVPYDMGKIPTLECIELDDDSLLHSAKWIREHRRSLGYNPLSVYYKDRFGLREVTSEVGIRK, encoded by the exons ATGGCATACGCTGCTGTTGCTTCACTTTCACACACCATAGATATCTTCCTCAACTATCATCAACATTCCATTTCCCCTCAACTGAAAGGCGCAATCACATCCCTTCGTAAACACACTGTTTTCTTGCAAACGTTTTTCGACGAATTTCCAGACAAAACTGACCTCTGGGAAGAAATCATCAGTGAGGCTACATATATGGCAGAAAGGATTATCGAGCTTCAGTTGTCCGATTCATTGCTGGAATCGACTGTTGGGTCGTCTAGATCTAAGCCTGAACAGGGGAAATATCAGCTCCCTTACGGTTTTGAGGAGGTGAAGAGAGTATCAAAGGAAATCGAGTCGATCGTTGGAGAATTGAAGGGCACAAAAACCATGGATGGTCCCGATGACGAGTTGATCGAAATAATTTCTCGACTTCGTCAAGGACATGAAGAGCCGCTAAGAACTATCGCAATTTATGGAGAGGAAGGCGTGGGCAAAACTACTCTGGCAAGAAATGCTTACAATGATCCATTAATCATGGAGCATTTTGACATCCGTGCTTGGGCCACAGTATCCAGTGAATATGATCGACCACAATTGATTCGAAACCTTCTGCGTTCCATGAAAGTCGATTTTTCATCAAATACAGAGAACAAGAATGGACTGGTTCGGACTTTGTTTGATAAATTAAAGGGGAGGAGGTATCTTATTGTGCTTGATGGTTTTAGCAATTTCGAGAGGCTAAACCTTAATATGTTTCCTAGTGAAAATAATGGAAGTCGAATAATCTTAACCACAAGATCTCATGTATCCATGAAGATGGTTGATCATTTTCATAAGGTGGGTTTTATGGGTGAGGATAATGCTTGGAATGTGATAAGGGAAAACATATTCAAAGGAGATCCTTGTCCTTCTCAATTGGTGTCTGCTGGAAAGATGATTGCCAGAAGCTGCAGATGGGTTCCAAACTGTATTGAGGTGGTTTCTGGAATACTTGCTGCTGCTGATCAGACTGAAGCTGCGTGGGAAGATATTTCAGAAAACATCAAATTTGCTGCTTCTGATTATGGTAACAGACAATCTCGTATACTCTCCCTAGCTTATACATACTTGCCTCATCATTTGAGGCCGTGCTTCTTATATCTGGGAATCTATCACAATATAAATGTCTCCAAACTTGTAAAAATATGGGTTGCTGAGGGTTTTCTTAATGAAAGTGAAGGTAAAAGTTTTGAAGAGACAGGAGAAGAGTATGTGGAAGATCTTGTAAGAAGAAATCTAGTTTTGGTGACAAAGAGGAAGTCTAATGGCAGAGTTAAGAGAATCGAATCAGATATTCGCTTGTTTTATGTGTGCCTAAACCAAGGCCATGTAGATAGTTTCATTCATCATATTAACAGTTTTGATAAGCAAGCCATGCCCATGGAACTTAAGTCGTGCCGCCGCAGTATTTATTTTGATCGCCCTGAGGGCTATGATTTCCTTGAAGGTGTGTATGGCTCTACTATCCGAACTTTAGTGTTACGCCTAGGCATGTCAAACCATCAACGAGGGTTTAGATTGTCGATAGAAAATGCTAGTCTGCTGAGAATATTGGATTTGTCAAATGATTACAACTATGATTTGTCAAATGCTTACTACTTTGATTTGCCAGAGGAGGTCTTTGAGCTATTTCATCTCAGATATCTTGCTTTCCACAGTGGGTTCAGTATTTCGGAAGCCATATCAAACCTTGAGAATCTTCAAACCTTAATCATTCATCCAAGGGATAGTGACTGTATCTTTACCAATTTGCCAGAGGGGATTTGGAGGATGCCCCAGCTAAGGCATCTTCGTGTGTTTCGTTTTGAGTTACCCAGTTCACTAGGAGCTCTTGAAGATCTGCAAACGCTTTCTAGAGTAGTAGATTTTACATGTTCAAGAGAGCACCTCAAAATGATCCCAAACTTGAAAAAACTGGCTCTTTTCTATACCAACATGTCGAGAGATTATGAGCTCAACAATCTTATATATTTGGAGAAACTTGAAGCTCTCAAGATAGAGGTGGATTGTTCTTTTGTGGGAAAACATAATATGAGATGTGTTCTTCCTCCAAAACTGAGAAGTTTGAATTTGTGTGGTCTGCAACTTCCATGGGGGGATATGAAAATTGTTGCTTCTTTGCCTAATCTTCAAGTGCTTAAACTAAGAAAGCTGGCTTGCATTGGCAAGACATGGGAAATAAGTGAAAGAGGATTCGGTAAGCTCACCTATTTGCTGATTCAGGAATCCAATCTTGAGCATTGGATAATGGAACCAAGTCACTTCCCAAGACTCAAGTCCCTAGTGCTTCATCACTGTCGGCATCTAAACAATGTCCCCTATGATATGGGAAAAATTCCTACACTTGAATGTATCGAGTTGGATGACGACTCTTTACTTCACTCGGCCAAGTGGATTCGAGAACATAGACGAAGTTTGGGATACAATCCCCTCTCTGTTTATTATAAGGATCGGTTTGGTTTACGGGAAGTGACATCAGAGGTCGGG ATAAGGAAATAA
- the LOC121797202 gene encoding uncharacterized protein LOC121797202, producing the protein MECGKAASGVKKGKKKQVKDDLDRMKQAEKKKRRLEKALATSAAIRSELEKKKLKKKEEQDRLDEESAAIAEAVALQVLLGEDSDDSSKGLLKKHEELPFWHHTNDLSIFMGAEGLPFVHCQDLSSYSNENVASTYDAHQCGHMWSIGRNSHFLDSSDLGSSFYPRYWGEEYLAAQAVTSLSIADEDEVGCLAFNRM; encoded by the coding sequence ATGGAATGTGGTAAAGCAGCGTCTGGTGTTAAGAAAGGCAAGAAGAAACAGGTGAAGGATGATCTAGACCGCATGAAACAAgctgaaaagaaaaaaagacgtTTAGAAAAAGCTCTGGCTACATCTGCAGCCATTCGCTCCGAGTTGGAAAAGAAGAAgctgaagaagaaagaagaacagGACAGGCTGGATGAAGAAAGCGCCGCTATAGCTGAGGCTGTGGCACTGCAAGTCCTACTTGGTGAAGACTCTGATGATTCAAGTAAGGGGTTGCTGAAGAAGCACGAAGAGCTGCCATTCTGGCATCATACCAATGATCTCAGCATCTTTATGGGGGCAGAAGGACTTCCATTTGTTCATTGTCAAGATTTATCCAGTTATTCAAACGAGAATGTTGCTAGCACTTATGACGCTCATCAGTGTGGGCACATGTGGAGTATCGGGAGAAATTCTCATTTCTTGGATTCATCTGATCTCGGGAGCAGCTTCTATCCTCGATATTGGGGAGAAGAATATCTGGCTGCGCAGGCTGTTACCTCTCTTAGCATAGCTGATGAGGATGAGGTAGGCTGTCTTGCTTTCAACCGTATGTAA
- the LOC121797244 gene encoding deubiquitinase DESI2-like, with protein MTEVILHVYDVTNSGNDKTNNTILQINKIFKDGIGLGGIFHSAVQVYGEDEWSFGFCEHGTGVFSCPATKNPMYTYRETIKLGKTSFSIYKVNQILRELSREWPGQSYDLLSKNCNHFCDEFCERLGVQKLPGWVNRLAHAGDAAVEIAGNTAYRFRQAKSEIVSASKVACRYLAGVASSNSAVGPESPGNSGRGNPRFQGTWFKNLISTGAKPPASSEMEKRDEVVVKQAGLTFN; from the exons ATGACAGAGGTGATCCTCCATGTGTACGACGTGACCAACAGTGGCAACGACAAAACAAACAACACTATTTTGCAGATCAACAAGATCTTCAAAGACGGAATTGGTCTCGGCGGTATCTTCCACAGCGCCGTTCAG GTTTATGGAGAAGATGAATGGTCCTTTGGGTTCTGTGAACATGGTACTGGTGTGTTTAGCTGTCCTGCAACAAAGAATCCAATGTATACATACCGCGAAACTATTAAACTTGGAAAAACATCCTTCTCTATCTACAAGGTCAATCAGATCCTTAGAGAACTCAGTAGAGAGTGGCCTGGACAGTCATATGATTTGCTATCAAAGAACTGCAATCACTTCTGCGATGAGTTTTGTGAAAGACTTGGCGTGCAAAAGCTTCCTG GATGGGTTAATAGGCTTGCTCATGCTGGAGACGCTGCTGTTGAAATAGCTGGAAACACGGCCTATCGA TTTAGGCAAGCAAAATCCGAGATTGTAAGTGCCAGCAAAGTAGCCTGCCGTTATCTGGCTGGAGTTGCATCGAGCAATTCAGCTGTTGGTCCTGAGTCTCCTGGAAACTCCGGTAGAGGAAATCCTAGATTCCAAGGTACGTGGTTCAAGAACCTTATCTCAACCGGTGCAAAGCCACCCGCGAGTTcagaaatggaaaaacgggatgAAGTGGTGGTCAAGCAAGCCGGCCTCACCTTCAACTGA
- the LOC121797398 gene encoding beta-carotene hydroxylase 2, chloroplastic-like isoform X3: MAAGISFSATSRPILRSRHSPFLGPRPALQIPPSLHRIHGIFRRPNLTVCFVLEDEKLRGSLEPEDESGGVEMAILLAESVAEKVAEKKSERFTYLMAAVMSSFGITSMAIVAVYYRFAWHMEGGEIPYTEMFGTFALSVGAAMGMEFWARWAHKALWHASLWHMHESHHKPREGPFELNDVFAIVNAVPAIALLSYGFFHTGLIPGLCFGAGIGITVFGIAYMFVHDGLVHRRFPLHHTDKFNGVPYGLFLGPKELEEVGGLPELEEEINRRIKLSKKSR, from the exons ATGGCGGCCGGGATTTCCTTCTCCGCCACTTCACGACCCATCCTCCGCTCCAGGCACAGTCCCTTTCTCGGCCCCAGGCCAGCTCTACAGATTCCCCCATCTCTCCATAGAATTCACGGGATTTTTAGGAGGCCTAATCTCACGGTTTGTTTCGTACTCGAGGATGAGAAATTGAGGGGAAGTCTAGAACCAGAAGATGAGAGCGGTGGAGTTGAGATGGCGATTTTACTGGCGGAGAGCGTGGCGGAGAAGGTGGCGGAGAAGAAATCGGAGCGGTTTACGTATTTGATGGCGGCTGTAATGTCGAGCTTCGGGATTACTTCCATGGCTATCGTAGCTGTTTATTACAGATTCGCTTGGCACATGGag GGTGGAGAGATACCTTATACAGAAATGTTTGGTACATTTGCTCTCTCCGTTGGCGCGGCT ATGGGAATGGAGTTCTGGGCTAGATGGGCACACAAAGCACTTTGGCACGCTTCGTTATGGCATATGCACGAG TCGCATCATAAACCAAGAGAGGGACCGTTCGAGCTTAACGACGTTTTTGCGATAGTTAACGCAGTTCCGGCCATTGCACTTCTCTCATATGGTTTCTTCCACACAGGCCTCATTCCCGGCCTCTGCTTCGGCGCA GGCATAGGAATCACGGTATTCGGCATCGCCTACATGTTCGTCCACGATGGCCTTGTGCACCGTAGATTCCCG CTTCATCACACCGACAAGTTCAACGGCGTTCCATATGGGCTCTTCCTCGGACCTAAG GAACTTGAAGAGGTAGGAGGGCTACCAGAGTTGGAGGAAGAAATTAATAGAAGAATCAAACTGTCCAAGAAATCCAGATGA
- the LOC121794673 gene encoding putative late blight resistance protein homolog R1B-17 isoform X2 yields the protein MAYAAVASLSHTIDIFLNYHQHSISPQLKGAITSLRKHTVFLQTFFDEFPDKTDLWEEIISEATYMAERIIELQLSDSLLESTVGSSRSKPEQGKYQLPYGFEEVKRVSKEIESIVGELKGTKTMDGPDDELIEIISRLRQGHEEPLRTIAIYGEEGVGKTTLARNAYNDPLIMEHFDIRAWATVSSEYDRPQLIRNLLRSMKVDFSSNTENKNGLVRTLFDKLKGRRYLIVLDGFSNFERLNLNMFPSENNGSRIILTTRSHVSMKMVDHFHKVGFMGEDNAWNVIRENIFKGDPCPSQLVSAGKMIARSCRWVPNCIEVVSGILAAADQTEAAWEDISENIKFAASDYGNRQSRILSLAYTYLPHHLRPCFLYLGIYHNINVSKLVKIWVAEGFLNESEGKSFEETGEEYVEDLVRRNLVLVTKRKSNGRVKRIESDIRLFYVCLNQGHVDSFIHHINSFDKQAMPMELKSCRRSIYFDRPEGYDFLEGVYGSTIRTLVLRLGMSNHQRGFRLSIENASLLRILDLSNDYNYDLSNAYYFDLPEEVFELFHLRYLAFHSGFSISEAISNLENLQTLIIHPRDSDCIFTNLPEGIWRMPQLRHLRVFRFELPSSLGALEDLQTLSRVVDFTCSREHLKMIPNLKKLALFYTNMSRDYELNNLIYLEKLEALKIEVDCSFVGKHNMRCVLPPKLRSLNLCGLQLPWGDMKIVASLPNLQVLKLRKLACIGKTWEISERGFGKLTYLLIQESNLEHWIMEPSHFPRLKSLVLHHCRHLNNVPYDMGKIPTLECIELDDDSLLHSAKWIREHRRSLGYNPLSVYYKDRFGLREVTSEIRK from the exons ATGGCATACGCTGCTGTTGCTTCACTTTCACACACCATAGATATCTTCCTCAACTATCATCAACATTCCATTTCCCCTCAACTGAAAGGCGCAATCACATCCCTTCGTAAACACACTGTTTTCTTGCAAACGTTTTTCGACGAATTTCCAGACAAAACTGACCTCTGGGAAGAAATCATCAGTGAGGCTACATATATGGCAGAAAGGATTATCGAGCTTCAGTTGTCCGATTCATTGCTGGAATCGACTGTTGGGTCGTCTAGATCTAAGCCTGAACAGGGGAAATATCAGCTCCCTTACGGTTTTGAGGAGGTGAAGAGAGTATCAAAGGAAATCGAGTCGATCGTTGGAGAATTGAAGGGCACAAAAACCATGGATGGTCCCGATGACGAGTTGATCGAAATAATTTCTCGACTTCGTCAAGGACATGAAGAGCCGCTAAGAACTATCGCAATTTATGGAGAGGAAGGCGTGGGCAAAACTACTCTGGCAAGAAATGCTTACAATGATCCATTAATCATGGAGCATTTTGACATCCGTGCTTGGGCCACAGTATCCAGTGAATATGATCGACCACAATTGATTCGAAACCTTCTGCGTTCCATGAAAGTCGATTTTTCATCAAATACAGAGAACAAGAATGGACTGGTTCGGACTTTGTTTGATAAATTAAAGGGGAGGAGGTATCTTATTGTGCTTGATGGTTTTAGCAATTTCGAGAGGCTAAACCTTAATATGTTTCCTAGTGAAAATAATGGAAGTCGAATAATCTTAACCACAAGATCTCATGTATCCATGAAGATGGTTGATCATTTTCATAAGGTGGGTTTTATGGGTGAGGATAATGCTTGGAATGTGATAAGGGAAAACATATTCAAAGGAGATCCTTGTCCTTCTCAATTGGTGTCTGCTGGAAAGATGATTGCCAGAAGCTGCAGATGGGTTCCAAACTGTATTGAGGTGGTTTCTGGAATACTTGCTGCTGCTGATCAGACTGAAGCTGCGTGGGAAGATATTTCAGAAAACATCAAATTTGCTGCTTCTGATTATGGTAACAGACAATCTCGTATACTCTCCCTAGCTTATACATACTTGCCTCATCATTTGAGGCCGTGCTTCTTATATCTGGGAATCTATCACAATATAAATGTCTCCAAACTTGTAAAAATATGGGTTGCTGAGGGTTTTCTTAATGAAAGTGAAGGTAAAAGTTTTGAAGAGACAGGAGAAGAGTATGTGGAAGATCTTGTAAGAAGAAATCTAGTTTTGGTGACAAAGAGGAAGTCTAATGGCAGAGTTAAGAGAATCGAATCAGATATTCGCTTGTTTTATGTGTGCCTAAACCAAGGCCATGTAGATAGTTTCATTCATCATATTAACAGTTTTGATAAGCAAGCCATGCCCATGGAACTTAAGTCGTGCCGCCGCAGTATTTATTTTGATCGCCCTGAGGGCTATGATTTCCTTGAAGGTGTGTATGGCTCTACTATCCGAACTTTAGTGTTACGCCTAGGCATGTCAAACCATCAACGAGGGTTTAGATTGTCGATAGAAAATGCTAGTCTGCTGAGAATATTGGATTTGTCAAATGATTACAACTATGATTTGTCAAATGCTTACTACTTTGATTTGCCAGAGGAGGTCTTTGAGCTATTTCATCTCAGATATCTTGCTTTCCACAGTGGGTTCAGTATTTCGGAAGCCATATCAAACCTTGAGAATCTTCAAACCTTAATCATTCATCCAAGGGATAGTGACTGTATCTTTACCAATTTGCCAGAGGGGATTTGGAGGATGCCCCAGCTAAGGCATCTTCGTGTGTTTCGTTTTGAGTTACCCAGTTCACTAGGAGCTCTTGAAGATCTGCAAACGCTTTCTAGAGTAGTAGATTTTACATGTTCAAGAGAGCACCTCAAAATGATCCCAAACTTGAAAAAACTGGCTCTTTTCTATACCAACATGTCGAGAGATTATGAGCTCAACAATCTTATATATTTGGAGAAACTTGAAGCTCTCAAGATAGAGGTGGATTGTTCTTTTGTGGGAAAACATAATATGAGATGTGTTCTTCCTCCAAAACTGAGAAGTTTGAATTTGTGTGGTCTGCAACTTCCATGGGGGGATATGAAAATTGTTGCTTCTTTGCCTAATCTTCAAGTGCTTAAACTAAGAAAGCTGGCTTGCATTGGCAAGACATGGGAAATAAGTGAAAGAGGATTCGGTAAGCTCACCTATTTGCTGATTCAGGAATCCAATCTTGAGCATTGGATAATGGAACCAAGTCACTTCCCAAGACTCAAGTCCCTAGTGCTTCATCACTGTCGGCATCTAAACAATGTCCCCTATGATATGGGAAAAATTCCTACACTTGAATGTATCGAGTTGGATGACGACTCTTTACTTCACTCGGCCAAGTGGATTCGAGAACATAGACGAAGTTTGGGATACAATCCCCTCTCTGTTTATTATAAGGATCGGTTTGGTTTACGGGAAGTGACATCAGAG ATAAGGAAATAA
- the LOC121797398 gene encoding beta-carotene hydroxylase 2, chloroplastic-like isoform X2 codes for MAAGISFSATSRPILRSRHSPFLGPRPALQIPPSLHRIHGIFRRPNLTVCFVLEDEKLRGSLEPEDESGGVEMAILLAESVAEKVAEKKSERFTYLMAAVMSSFGITSMAIVAVYYRFAWHMEGGEIPYTEMFGTFALSVGAAMGMEFWARWAHKALWHASLWHMHESHHKPREGPFELNDVFAIVNAVPAIALLSYGFFHTGLIPGLCFGAGIGITVFGIAYMFVHDGLVHRRFPVGPIAELHHTDKFNGVPYGLFLGPKELEEVGGLPELEEEINRRIKLSKKSR; via the exons ATGGCGGCCGGGATTTCCTTCTCCGCCACTTCACGACCCATCCTCCGCTCCAGGCACAGTCCCTTTCTCGGCCCCAGGCCAGCTCTACAGATTCCCCCATCTCTCCATAGAATTCACGGGATTTTTAGGAGGCCTAATCTCACGGTTTGTTTCGTACTCGAGGATGAGAAATTGAGGGGAAGTCTAGAACCAGAAGATGAGAGCGGTGGAGTTGAGATGGCGATTTTACTGGCGGAGAGCGTGGCGGAGAAGGTGGCGGAGAAGAAATCGGAGCGGTTTACGTATTTGATGGCGGCTGTAATGTCGAGCTTCGGGATTACTTCCATGGCTATCGTAGCTGTTTATTACAGATTCGCTTGGCACATGGag GGTGGAGAGATACCTTATACAGAAATGTTTGGTACATTTGCTCTCTCCGTTGGCGCGGCT ATGGGAATGGAGTTCTGGGCTAGATGGGCACACAAAGCACTTTGGCACGCTTCGTTATGGCATATGCACGAG TCGCATCATAAACCAAGAGAGGGACCGTTCGAGCTTAACGACGTTTTTGCGATAGTTAACGCAGTTCCGGCCATTGCACTTCTCTCATATGGTTTCTTCCACACAGGCCTCATTCCCGGCCTCTGCTTCGGCGCA GGCATAGGAATCACGGTATTCGGCATCGCCTACATGTTCGTCCACGATGGCCTTGTGCACCGTAGATTCCCGGTGGGGCCCATAGCCGAG CTTCATCACACCGACAAGTTCAACGGCGTTCCATATGGGCTCTTCCTCGGACCTAAG GAACTTGAAGAGGTAGGAGGGCTACCAGAGTTGGAGGAAGAAATTAATAGAAGAATCAAACTGTCCAAGAAATCCAGATGA